A single genomic interval of Bos javanicus breed banteng chromosome 8, ARS-OSU_banteng_1.0, whole genome shotgun sequence harbors:
- the ZNF484 gene encoding zinc finger protein 484 isoform X2 → MGEGLDSAPLCHGQDCYLKVSTGGKIQISAPFPEEPEMTKSLGSVSFKDISVDFSREEWQQLDLAQKSLYRDVMLENYFNLISVGFQVPKAEVIFSLEWGEEPYMWNGKISSQGCLDQGIGFETSQQGISEDVSVCFEGIRLFPRDDLYSILEEFWQDDKQTGRDKENQNKHLSPIIFTNKDTLANKGNCDYKKDIGEKFHVNTNLVPSRKRLHNYDSFQKSLKPIVSLCNCNRNNATENFDKIIGHGNTYMNSHTKTNACEYNQCKKLLSKQALIQHQKHHTGEDFHVFSDCVKFSTHKTHLFAHQRIYAEEKHPECTKCEMIFTQKSQFAVPQVYTREKSYVGTEYGKKFSLNSNHEKTSHTEEIDYKCSARGKAFIKKLDLFRLQRIPTGGKKPHDYSECGKNVSHNSNLSIHKKAHTGKKHFECIECGKSFTRKSTLSMHQKIHTGEKPYVCTECGKAFIRKSHFITHERIHTGEKPYECNDCGKSFIKKSQLHVHQRIHTGENPFICEECGKIFTHRTNLIIHQKIHTGERPYICTECGKAFTDRSNLIKHQKIHTGEKPYKCSDCGKSFTWKSRLRIHQKCHTGERHYECNECGKAFIQKSTLSMHQRIHKGEKPYVCTECGKAFFHKSHFITHERIHTGEKPYECSDCGKSFTKKSQLHVHQQIHTGEKPYRCAECGKAFTDRSNLFTHQKIHTGEKPYKCDDCGKAFTRKSGLHIHQQSHTGERRYECSECGKAFARKSTLIMHQRIHTGEKPYICTECGKSFIQKSHLNRHKRIHTGEKPYKCSDCGKAFIKKSQLLEHHRIHTGEKPYMCTECGKAFSIRSNLIKHQKIHTKQKPYKSSDFRKDFNWKAQFSVHQKSNTEEVECPVPQSWGRDTKL, encoded by the exons ATCTCTGCCCCTTTCCCAGAAGAGCCAGAAATGACCAAGTCCCTG GGATCAGTGTCTTTCAAAGATATATCTGTAGACTTCAGCAGGGAGGAGTGGCAACAATTGGACCTTGCTCAGAAAAGTCTATACAGGGATGTGATGCTGGAAAACTATTTCAACTTGATCTCAGTGG GGTTTCAAGTTCCCAAAGCAGAAGTCATTTTCAGCTTGGAGTGGGGAGAAGAACCATATATGTGGAATGGCAAAATCTCAAGCCAGGGCTGTCTAG atcagGGTATTGGTTTTGAAACATCACAACAGGGAATATCTGAAGATGTTTCAGTCTGCTTTGAGGGAATACGTCTCTTCCCAAGAGATGACTTATATTCCATTTTAGAAGAATTTTGGCAAGATGATAAACAGACGGGAAGAGATAAGGAAAACCAGAACAAACATTTAAGTCCTATCATCTTCACCAACAAGGATACGCTAGCTAATAAGGGGAACTGTGACTATAAAAAAGACATTGGGGAAAAATTTCATGTAAACACAAACCTTGTTCCTTCAAGAAAAAGACTCCATAACtatgactcatttcaaaagagtTTGAAGCCTATTGTAAGCTTATGTAATTGTAATAGAAACAATGCAACAGAAAATTTTGATAAGATTATTGGACATGGTAACACTTATATGAATTCTCATACGAAAACGAATGCTTGTGAATATAATCAATGTAAGAAACTTCTGAGTAAGCAAGCTCTCATTCAGCATCAAAAACACCATACTGGGGAGGACTTCCATGTATTTTCTGATTGTGTAAAATTCTCCACCCATAAGACACACctttttgcacatcaaaggattTATGCTGAAGAGAAACATCCTGAGTGCACCAAATGTGAGATGATCTTCACTCAGAAGTCCCAATTTGCTGTGCCTCAGGTTTATACAAGAGAAAAATCCTATGTAGGCACTGAATATGGGAAGAAATTTTCCCTCAACTCAAACCATGAGAAAACTTCTCATACTGAGGAAATTGACTATAAATGCAGTGCACGTGGAAAAGCCTTTATCAAGAAGTTAGATCTGTTCAGACTCCAGAGAATTCCTACTGGAGGGAAAAAACCCCATGATTACAGTGAATGTGGAAAAAATGTCTCTCACAATTCAAATCTCAGTATACACAAAAAAGCTCATACTGGCAAGAAGCACTTTGAATGTATTGAGTGTGGGAAATCTTTCACAAGAAAATCAACACTAAGTAtgcatcagaaaattcacacaggAGAAAAACCATATGTATGTactgaatgtgggaaagcctttatCCGAAAGTCACATTTTATTACACAtgagagaattcatactggagagaaaccttatgaatgCAATGACTGTGGGAAGTCCTTTATAAAGAAGTCACAACTCCATGTGCATCAGCGAATTCACACAGGGGAGAATCCCTTCATATGTGAAGAATGTGGGAAGATCTTCACTCACAGGACAAATCTCATTATACACCAGAAAATTCATACTGGGGAGAGACCCTATATATGTACtgaatgtgggaaggcctttacTGACAGGTCAAATCTCATTAAACATCAaaaaattcatactggagagaaaccctataaaTGCAGTGACTGTGGGAAATCATTCACCTGGAAGTCACGGCTCAGAATACATCAGAAATGTCACACTGGAGAGAGACATTATGAATGCAATGAATGTGGGAAAGCATTTATTCAGAAGTCAACACTGAGTATgcaccaaagaattcataaaGGAGAAAAGCCCTATGTTTGCACtgaatgtgggaaggccttctTCCACAAGTCACATTTTATTACACAtgagagaattcatactggagagaaaccttatgaatgCAGTGACTGTGGGAAATCTTTCACAAAGAAGTCACAGCTTCATGTACATCAGCAaattcacacaggagagaaaccctacAGATGTGCTGAATGTGGAAAGGCTTTCACGGACAGATCAAATCTCTTTACACACCAGAAAATTCATACTGGCGAGAAACCCTATAAATGTGATGACTGTGGAAAAGCCTTCACTCGAAAGTCAGGCCTCCATATACATCAGCAGTCTCATACTGGAGAAAGACGTTATGAGTGTAGTGAATGCGGGAAAGCCTTTGCACGAAAATCAACACTCATTATGCATCAAAGaattcatacaggagagaaaccttatatTTGTACTGAATGTGGGAAGTCGTTCATCCAGAAGTCACATTTAAATCGACataagagaattcatactggagagaaaccctataaaTGCAGTGACTGTGGGAAGGCTTTTATTAAGAAGTCACAACTCCTTGAACATCACCGaattcacacaggagagaaaccttacatGTGTACTGAATGTGGAAAGGCCTTCTCCATCAGATCAAATCTTATTAAACACCAGAAAATTCATACTAAACAGAAACCTTATAAATCTAGTGACTTTAGGAAAGACTTTAACTGGAAAGCACAATTCAGTGTACATCAGAAATCTAATACTGAGGAAGTAGAATGCCCAGTGCCACAATCATGGGGTAGGGATACAAAGTTGTGA
- the ZNF484 gene encoding zinc finger protein 484 isoform X5, whose amino-acid sequence MTKSLGSVSFKDISVDFSREEWQQLDLAQKSLYRDVMLENYFNLISVGFQVPKAEVIFSLEWGEEPYMWNGKISSQGCLDQGIGFETSQQGISEDVSVCFEGIRLFPRDDLYSILEEFWQDDKQTGRDKENQNKHLSPIIFTNKDTLANKGNCDYKKDIGEKFHVNTNLVPSRKRLHNYDSFQKSLKPIVSLCNCNRNNATENFDKIIGHGNTYMNSHTKTNACEYNQCKKLLSKQALIQHQKHHTGEDFHVFSDCVKFSTHKTHLFAHQRIYAEEKHPECTKCEMIFTQKSQFAVPQVYTREKSYVGTEYGKKFSLNSNHEKTSHTEEIDYKCSARGKAFIKKLDLFRLQRIPTGGKKPHDYSECGKNVSHNSNLSIHKKAHTGKKHFECIECGKSFTRKSTLSMHQKIHTGEKPYVCTECGKAFIRKSHFITHERIHTGEKPYECNDCGKSFIKKSQLHVHQRIHTGENPFICEECGKIFTHRTNLIIHQKIHTGERPYICTECGKAFTDRSNLIKHQKIHTGEKPYKCSDCGKSFTWKSRLRIHQKCHTGERHYECNECGKAFIQKSTLSMHQRIHKGEKPYVCTECGKAFFHKSHFITHERIHTGEKPYECSDCGKSFTKKSQLHVHQQIHTGEKPYRCAECGKAFTDRSNLFTHQKIHTGEKPYKCDDCGKAFTRKSGLHIHQQSHTGERRYECSECGKAFARKSTLIMHQRIHTGEKPYICTECGKSFIQKSHLNRHKRIHTGEKPYKCSDCGKAFIKKSQLLEHHRIHTGEKPYMCTECGKAFSIRSNLIKHQKIHTKQKPYKSSDFRKDFNWKAQFSVHQKSNTEEVECPVPQSWGRDTKL is encoded by the exons ATGACCAAGTCCCTG GGATCAGTGTCTTTCAAAGATATATCTGTAGACTTCAGCAGGGAGGAGTGGCAACAATTGGACCTTGCTCAGAAAAGTCTATACAGGGATGTGATGCTGGAAAACTATTTCAACTTGATCTCAGTGG GGTTTCAAGTTCCCAAAGCAGAAGTCATTTTCAGCTTGGAGTGGGGAGAAGAACCATATATGTGGAATGGCAAAATCTCAAGCCAGGGCTGTCTAG atcagGGTATTGGTTTTGAAACATCACAACAGGGAATATCTGAAGATGTTTCAGTCTGCTTTGAGGGAATACGTCTCTTCCCAAGAGATGACTTATATTCCATTTTAGAAGAATTTTGGCAAGATGATAAACAGACGGGAAGAGATAAGGAAAACCAGAACAAACATTTAAGTCCTATCATCTTCACCAACAAGGATACGCTAGCTAATAAGGGGAACTGTGACTATAAAAAAGACATTGGGGAAAAATTTCATGTAAACACAAACCTTGTTCCTTCAAGAAAAAGACTCCATAACtatgactcatttcaaaagagtTTGAAGCCTATTGTAAGCTTATGTAATTGTAATAGAAACAATGCAACAGAAAATTTTGATAAGATTATTGGACATGGTAACACTTATATGAATTCTCATACGAAAACGAATGCTTGTGAATATAATCAATGTAAGAAACTTCTGAGTAAGCAAGCTCTCATTCAGCATCAAAAACACCATACTGGGGAGGACTTCCATGTATTTTCTGATTGTGTAAAATTCTCCACCCATAAGACACACctttttgcacatcaaaggattTATGCTGAAGAGAAACATCCTGAGTGCACCAAATGTGAGATGATCTTCACTCAGAAGTCCCAATTTGCTGTGCCTCAGGTTTATACAAGAGAAAAATCCTATGTAGGCACTGAATATGGGAAGAAATTTTCCCTCAACTCAAACCATGAGAAAACTTCTCATACTGAGGAAATTGACTATAAATGCAGTGCACGTGGAAAAGCCTTTATCAAGAAGTTAGATCTGTTCAGACTCCAGAGAATTCCTACTGGAGGGAAAAAACCCCATGATTACAGTGAATGTGGAAAAAATGTCTCTCACAATTCAAATCTCAGTATACACAAAAAAGCTCATACTGGCAAGAAGCACTTTGAATGTATTGAGTGTGGGAAATCTTTCACAAGAAAATCAACACTAAGTAtgcatcagaaaattcacacaggAGAAAAACCATATGTATGTactgaatgtgggaaagcctttatCCGAAAGTCACATTTTATTACACAtgagagaattcatactggagagaaaccttatgaatgCAATGACTGTGGGAAGTCCTTTATAAAGAAGTCACAACTCCATGTGCATCAGCGAATTCACACAGGGGAGAATCCCTTCATATGTGAAGAATGTGGGAAGATCTTCACTCACAGGACAAATCTCATTATACACCAGAAAATTCATACTGGGGAGAGACCCTATATATGTACtgaatgtgggaaggcctttacTGACAGGTCAAATCTCATTAAACATCAaaaaattcatactggagagaaaccctataaaTGCAGTGACTGTGGGAAATCATTCACCTGGAAGTCACGGCTCAGAATACATCAGAAATGTCACACTGGAGAGAGACATTATGAATGCAATGAATGTGGGAAAGCATTTATTCAGAAGTCAACACTGAGTATgcaccaaagaattcataaaGGAGAAAAGCCCTATGTTTGCACtgaatgtgggaaggccttctTCCACAAGTCACATTTTATTACACAtgagagaattcatactggagagaaaccttatgaatgCAGTGACTGTGGGAAATCTTTCACAAAGAAGTCACAGCTTCATGTACATCAGCAaattcacacaggagagaaaccctacAGATGTGCTGAATGTGGAAAGGCTTTCACGGACAGATCAAATCTCTTTACACACCAGAAAATTCATACTGGCGAGAAACCCTATAAATGTGATGACTGTGGAAAAGCCTTCACTCGAAAGTCAGGCCTCCATATACATCAGCAGTCTCATACTGGAGAAAGACGTTATGAGTGTAGTGAATGCGGGAAAGCCTTTGCACGAAAATCAACACTCATTATGCATCAAAGaattcatacaggagagaaaccttatatTTGTACTGAATGTGGGAAGTCGTTCATCCAGAAGTCACATTTAAATCGACataagagaattcatactggagagaaaccctataaaTGCAGTGACTGTGGGAAGGCTTTTATTAAGAAGTCACAACTCCTTGAACATCACCGaattcacacaggagagaaaccttacatGTGTACTGAATGTGGAAAGGCCTTCTCCATCAGATCAAATCTTATTAAACACCAGAAAATTCATACTAAACAGAAACCTTATAAATCTAGTGACTTTAGGAAAGACTTTAACTGGAAAGCACAATTCAGTGTACATCAGAAATCTAATACTGAGGAAGTAGAATGCCCAGTGCCACAATCATGGGGTAGGGATACAAAGTTGTGA
- the ZNF484 gene encoding zinc finger protein 484 isoform X4: MGEGLISAPFPEEPEMTKSLGSVSFKDISVDFSREEWQQLDLAQKSLYRDVMLENYFNLISVGFQVPKAEVIFSLEWGEEPYMWNGKISSQGCLDQGIGFETSQQGISEDVSVCFEGIRLFPRDDLYSILEEFWQDDKQTGRDKENQNKHLSPIIFTNKDTLANKGNCDYKKDIGEKFHVNTNLVPSRKRLHNYDSFQKSLKPIVSLCNCNRNNATENFDKIIGHGNTYMNSHTKTNACEYNQCKKLLSKQALIQHQKHHTGEDFHVFSDCVKFSTHKTHLFAHQRIYAEEKHPECTKCEMIFTQKSQFAVPQVYTREKSYVGTEYGKKFSLNSNHEKTSHTEEIDYKCSARGKAFIKKLDLFRLQRIPTGGKKPHDYSECGKNVSHNSNLSIHKKAHTGKKHFECIECGKSFTRKSTLSMHQKIHTGEKPYVCTECGKAFIRKSHFITHERIHTGEKPYECNDCGKSFIKKSQLHVHQRIHTGENPFICEECGKIFTHRTNLIIHQKIHTGERPYICTECGKAFTDRSNLIKHQKIHTGEKPYKCSDCGKSFTWKSRLRIHQKCHTGERHYECNECGKAFIQKSTLSMHQRIHKGEKPYVCTECGKAFFHKSHFITHERIHTGEKPYECSDCGKSFTKKSQLHVHQQIHTGEKPYRCAECGKAFTDRSNLFTHQKIHTGEKPYKCDDCGKAFTRKSGLHIHQQSHTGERRYECSECGKAFARKSTLIMHQRIHTGEKPYICTECGKSFIQKSHLNRHKRIHTGEKPYKCSDCGKAFIKKSQLLEHHRIHTGEKPYMCTECGKAFSIRSNLIKHQKIHTKQKPYKSSDFRKDFNWKAQFSVHQKSNTEEVECPVPQSWGRDTKL; this comes from the exons ATCTCTGCCCCTTTCCCAGAAGAGCCAGAAATGACCAAGTCCCTG GGATCAGTGTCTTTCAAAGATATATCTGTAGACTTCAGCAGGGAGGAGTGGCAACAATTGGACCTTGCTCAGAAAAGTCTATACAGGGATGTGATGCTGGAAAACTATTTCAACTTGATCTCAGTGG GGTTTCAAGTTCCCAAAGCAGAAGTCATTTTCAGCTTGGAGTGGGGAGAAGAACCATATATGTGGAATGGCAAAATCTCAAGCCAGGGCTGTCTAG atcagGGTATTGGTTTTGAAACATCACAACAGGGAATATCTGAAGATGTTTCAGTCTGCTTTGAGGGAATACGTCTCTTCCCAAGAGATGACTTATATTCCATTTTAGAAGAATTTTGGCAAGATGATAAACAGACGGGAAGAGATAAGGAAAACCAGAACAAACATTTAAGTCCTATCATCTTCACCAACAAGGATACGCTAGCTAATAAGGGGAACTGTGACTATAAAAAAGACATTGGGGAAAAATTTCATGTAAACACAAACCTTGTTCCTTCAAGAAAAAGACTCCATAACtatgactcatttcaaaagagtTTGAAGCCTATTGTAAGCTTATGTAATTGTAATAGAAACAATGCAACAGAAAATTTTGATAAGATTATTGGACATGGTAACACTTATATGAATTCTCATACGAAAACGAATGCTTGTGAATATAATCAATGTAAGAAACTTCTGAGTAAGCAAGCTCTCATTCAGCATCAAAAACACCATACTGGGGAGGACTTCCATGTATTTTCTGATTGTGTAAAATTCTCCACCCATAAGACACACctttttgcacatcaaaggattTATGCTGAAGAGAAACATCCTGAGTGCACCAAATGTGAGATGATCTTCACTCAGAAGTCCCAATTTGCTGTGCCTCAGGTTTATACAAGAGAAAAATCCTATGTAGGCACTGAATATGGGAAGAAATTTTCCCTCAACTCAAACCATGAGAAAACTTCTCATACTGAGGAAATTGACTATAAATGCAGTGCACGTGGAAAAGCCTTTATCAAGAAGTTAGATCTGTTCAGACTCCAGAGAATTCCTACTGGAGGGAAAAAACCCCATGATTACAGTGAATGTGGAAAAAATGTCTCTCACAATTCAAATCTCAGTATACACAAAAAAGCTCATACTGGCAAGAAGCACTTTGAATGTATTGAGTGTGGGAAATCTTTCACAAGAAAATCAACACTAAGTAtgcatcagaaaattcacacaggAGAAAAACCATATGTATGTactgaatgtgggaaagcctttatCCGAAAGTCACATTTTATTACACAtgagagaattcatactggagagaaaccttatgaatgCAATGACTGTGGGAAGTCCTTTATAAAGAAGTCACAACTCCATGTGCATCAGCGAATTCACACAGGGGAGAATCCCTTCATATGTGAAGAATGTGGGAAGATCTTCACTCACAGGACAAATCTCATTATACACCAGAAAATTCATACTGGGGAGAGACCCTATATATGTACtgaatgtgggaaggcctttacTGACAGGTCAAATCTCATTAAACATCAaaaaattcatactggagagaaaccctataaaTGCAGTGACTGTGGGAAATCATTCACCTGGAAGTCACGGCTCAGAATACATCAGAAATGTCACACTGGAGAGAGACATTATGAATGCAATGAATGTGGGAAAGCATTTATTCAGAAGTCAACACTGAGTATgcaccaaagaattcataaaGGAGAAAAGCCCTATGTTTGCACtgaatgtgggaaggccttctTCCACAAGTCACATTTTATTACACAtgagagaattcatactggagagaaaccttatgaatgCAGTGACTGTGGGAAATCTTTCACAAAGAAGTCACAGCTTCATGTACATCAGCAaattcacacaggagagaaaccctacAGATGTGCTGAATGTGGAAAGGCTTTCACGGACAGATCAAATCTCTTTACACACCAGAAAATTCATACTGGCGAGAAACCCTATAAATGTGATGACTGTGGAAAAGCCTTCACTCGAAAGTCAGGCCTCCATATACATCAGCAGTCTCATACTGGAGAAAGACGTTATGAGTGTAGTGAATGCGGGAAAGCCTTTGCACGAAAATCAACACTCATTATGCATCAAAGaattcatacaggagagaaaccttatatTTGTACTGAATGTGGGAAGTCGTTCATCCAGAAGTCACATTTAAATCGACataagagaattcatactggagagaaaccctataaaTGCAGTGACTGTGGGAAGGCTTTTATTAAGAAGTCACAACTCCTTGAACATCACCGaattcacacaggagagaaaccttacatGTGTACTGAATGTGGAAAGGCCTTCTCCATCAGATCAAATCTTATTAAACACCAGAAAATTCATACTAAACAGAAACCTTATAAATCTAGTGACTTTAGGAAAGACTTTAACTGGAAAGCACAATTCAGTGTACATCAGAAATCTAATACTGAGGAAGTAGAATGCCCAGTGCCACAATCATGGGGTAGGGATACAAAGTTGTGA
- the ZNF484 gene encoding zinc finger protein 484 isoform X1, with product MPCRATQDGRVMEESSDETGSTREGNGKPLQYSCLENPMNSMKRQKDRTLKDELPRSISAPFPEEPEMTKSLGSVSFKDISVDFSREEWQQLDLAQKSLYRDVMLENYFNLISVGFQVPKAEVIFSLEWGEEPYMWNGKISSQGCLDQGIGFETSQQGISEDVSVCFEGIRLFPRDDLYSILEEFWQDDKQTGRDKENQNKHLSPIIFTNKDTLANKGNCDYKKDIGEKFHVNTNLVPSRKRLHNYDSFQKSLKPIVSLCNCNRNNATENFDKIIGHGNTYMNSHTKTNACEYNQCKKLLSKQALIQHQKHHTGEDFHVFSDCVKFSTHKTHLFAHQRIYAEEKHPECTKCEMIFTQKSQFAVPQVYTREKSYVGTEYGKKFSLNSNHEKTSHTEEIDYKCSARGKAFIKKLDLFRLQRIPTGGKKPHDYSECGKNVSHNSNLSIHKKAHTGKKHFECIECGKSFTRKSTLSMHQKIHTGEKPYVCTECGKAFIRKSHFITHERIHTGEKPYECNDCGKSFIKKSQLHVHQRIHTGENPFICEECGKIFTHRTNLIIHQKIHTGERPYICTECGKAFTDRSNLIKHQKIHTGEKPYKCSDCGKSFTWKSRLRIHQKCHTGERHYECNECGKAFIQKSTLSMHQRIHKGEKPYVCTECGKAFFHKSHFITHERIHTGEKPYECSDCGKSFTKKSQLHVHQQIHTGEKPYRCAECGKAFTDRSNLFTHQKIHTGEKPYKCDDCGKAFTRKSGLHIHQQSHTGERRYECSECGKAFARKSTLIMHQRIHTGEKPYICTECGKSFIQKSHLNRHKRIHTGEKPYKCSDCGKAFIKKSQLLEHHRIHTGEKPYMCTECGKAFSIRSNLIKHQKIHTKQKPYKSSDFRKDFNWKAQFSVHQKSNTEEVECPVPQSWGRDTKL from the exons ATCTCTGCCCCTTTCCCAGAAGAGCCAGAAATGACCAAGTCCCTG GGATCAGTGTCTTTCAAAGATATATCTGTAGACTTCAGCAGGGAGGAGTGGCAACAATTGGACCTTGCTCAGAAAAGTCTATACAGGGATGTGATGCTGGAAAACTATTTCAACTTGATCTCAGTGG GGTTTCAAGTTCCCAAAGCAGAAGTCATTTTCAGCTTGGAGTGGGGAGAAGAACCATATATGTGGAATGGCAAAATCTCAAGCCAGGGCTGTCTAG atcagGGTATTGGTTTTGAAACATCACAACAGGGAATATCTGAAGATGTTTCAGTCTGCTTTGAGGGAATACGTCTCTTCCCAAGAGATGACTTATATTCCATTTTAGAAGAATTTTGGCAAGATGATAAACAGACGGGAAGAGATAAGGAAAACCAGAACAAACATTTAAGTCCTATCATCTTCACCAACAAGGATACGCTAGCTAATAAGGGGAACTGTGACTATAAAAAAGACATTGGGGAAAAATTTCATGTAAACACAAACCTTGTTCCTTCAAGAAAAAGACTCCATAACtatgactcatttcaaaagagtTTGAAGCCTATTGTAAGCTTATGTAATTGTAATAGAAACAATGCAACAGAAAATTTTGATAAGATTATTGGACATGGTAACACTTATATGAATTCTCATACGAAAACGAATGCTTGTGAATATAATCAATGTAAGAAACTTCTGAGTAAGCAAGCTCTCATTCAGCATCAAAAACACCATACTGGGGAGGACTTCCATGTATTTTCTGATTGTGTAAAATTCTCCACCCATAAGACACACctttttgcacatcaaaggattTATGCTGAAGAGAAACATCCTGAGTGCACCAAATGTGAGATGATCTTCACTCAGAAGTCCCAATTTGCTGTGCCTCAGGTTTATACAAGAGAAAAATCCTATGTAGGCACTGAATATGGGAAGAAATTTTCCCTCAACTCAAACCATGAGAAAACTTCTCATACTGAGGAAATTGACTATAAATGCAGTGCACGTGGAAAAGCCTTTATCAAGAAGTTAGATCTGTTCAGACTCCAGAGAATTCCTACTGGAGGGAAAAAACCCCATGATTACAGTGAATGTGGAAAAAATGTCTCTCACAATTCAAATCTCAGTATACACAAAAAAGCTCATACTGGCAAGAAGCACTTTGAATGTATTGAGTGTGGGAAATCTTTCACAAGAAAATCAACACTAAGTAtgcatcagaaaattcacacaggAGAAAAACCATATGTATGTactgaatgtgggaaagcctttatCCGAAAGTCACATTTTATTACACAtgagagaattcatactggagagaaaccttatgaatgCAATGACTGTGGGAAGTCCTTTATAAAGAAGTCACAACTCCATGTGCATCAGCGAATTCACACAGGGGAGAATCCCTTCATATGTGAAGAATGTGGGAAGATCTTCACTCACAGGACAAATCTCATTATACACCAGAAAATTCATACTGGGGAGAGACCCTATATATGTACtgaatgtgggaaggcctttacTGACAGGTCAAATCTCATTAAACATCAaaaaattcatactggagagaaaccctataaaTGCAGTGACTGTGGGAAATCATTCACCTGGAAGTCACGGCTCAGAATACATCAGAAATGTCACACTGGAGAGAGACATTATGAATGCAATGAATGTGGGAAAGCATTTATTCAGAAGTCAACACTGAGTATgcaccaaagaattcataaaGGAGAAAAGCCCTATGTTTGCACtgaatgtgggaaggccttctTCCACAAGTCACATTTTATTACACAtgagagaattcatactggagagaaaccttatgaatgCAGTGACTGTGGGAAATCTTTCACAAAGAAGTCACAGCTTCATGTACATCAGCAaattcacacaggagagaaaccctacAGATGTGCTGAATGTGGAAAGGCTTTCACGGACAGATCAAATCTCTTTACACACCAGAAAATTCATACTGGCGAGAAACCCTATAAATGTGATGACTGTGGAAAAGCCTTCACTCGAAAGTCAGGCCTCCATATACATCAGCAGTCTCATACTGGAGAAAGACGTTATGAGTGTAGTGAATGCGGGAAAGCCTTTGCACGAAAATCAACACTCATTATGCATCAAAGaattcatacaggagagaaaccttatatTTGTACTGAATGTGGGAAGTCGTTCATCCAGAAGTCACATTTAAATCGACataagagaattcatactggagagaaaccctataaaTGCAGTGACTGTGGGAAGGCTTTTATTAAGAAGTCACAACTCCTTGAACATCACCGaattcacacaggagagaaaccttacatGTGTACTGAATGTGGAAAGGCCTTCTCCATCAGATCAAATCTTATTAAACACCAGAAAATTCATACTAAACAGAAACCTTATAAATCTAGTGACTTTAGGAAAGACTTTAACTGGAAAGCACAATTCAGTGTACATCAGAAATCTAATACTGAGGAAGTAGAATGCCCAGTGCCACAATCATGGGGTAGGGATACAAAGTTGTGA